The genomic stretch AACACGAGGGATAGGCCGTCGCATTGTTATGTCGCGAAGACCCTGTAAAGGTGATGTGACAATTTGTACATAGCTAGATTATTATGGACGCGAGAGGGTTGAAGATGAGGGCCAAAGACGGAGATTGGGTCGTGCTTGAGCCGCCGCCTTCGCCCTTCGTCAATAGTGGCTGGGTAAGCATGCATGTTGGGTCACTCCGCTATTCTTGTTTAGTCTTTTTTACAACTAGTATTTATGGAGGAATCTGAGTAAACTTAGCTGTCCTAAGGTGTTTCACCACTAGAGGACGTGCAGAGGCACCCACAGTTTCAAcgaaaatctttttttaagATGTATTGAACAGAAAACATGTAATGTCGCGTGTCACATTGACGTGGTATCACCGAGTCAATCATGTATatctattttgtttttatgataACGGTCCTAATTCTAAATTTTCGATAACTATGATTGACTCAGATGATAATACGCATAAAAATAGCACCTATAAGCTCCAAAAACATAATCTGAATTTCACATAAACCATTCAATGTGGTTAATTCCTAACTTTCTTGTTATGTCTGCTAAACACCAAACCAAGATATGTACGTTGCACAATCTTCAAGGGTAATTAATCCTCTGAACCCTCTTAAGCAGCTATTAGAGTATCGATCCTTCGATTTAAGGGAAGTAAAGCGAGTCAATTTATCTCATGAAATCCGACCAATCACATGCAAATCATAATGGATTTCTCGAGTTGCGACAATCCTGCCCATCGTATAATTGACTTTAGTGCGATGATGGGATAAGGAAGATCTTGCTTTCTTAAGGAGCTGGCATTGAAACCGACCAATCCTATGGGTAACAAGCGACATTAAAACAAAAACGTCATACGTTGTCTTCATGGACCATGAACATAACATAATCAATTTGAGATCAATATAATGTGTCGTATACTCTGCATCTCGGTCCCCTAATTGGATAACCCCATTTCATTGACAAGGTTGCAAACGGGAAATTAACATTCATGTCGATAGTTGAATAGCAAAAACACCATTTGATATATCCTTAAAGCCCGTACAAttgaagggagagagaaagagaaatcgatatCATGTATCGTAAGACAAATGCTCACATAATAATGTTGTTTAAGATTGGATTTCCCTTCTACAGAGTCGATGTTTCACCACATATTTGGACCACCTCGAGATCTCGACACCCAAATGGTTTGGTCCCCTAGCTTGGTCTGTATCAATACTTGCCTTCTATATAGAACCAAGACCCATCGATCAGATCAGGAGTTGATTCTGATTACTACTTCAATGATTTATAACGCTTCATTTTCCTAGGGTCGTACTCGAAGTTCTCTCGCATGACATGCTGACGAGGGCTTTGAAGGTGCTAGCAGATTTTAATAATTGATCGGATCAACAAAACGGAGCGGTGCTGATTAAATTTAAGAATGTTTAGCACCTCGTGAAAAGAACAAGAACTGGTACCACTTGTAATAGTTCTTAAGAAACTATATTTCTTTTGGCTCCTTGAGCCTCATCAAGTGAGCATATTCCGTTTAATATATGTCCAAACACTTCATAGGAAAAATACGAATAGAGAAATACAAAATATGACAAATCTCACAATATGTTTTcaatgggaaaattacccaaaaaggtcctaaacttGTTGTGTGAAAATCAATTCAATCccgaactttttaatttagctaatttaattctaaacattttgacaatgtaatcattccgatcaattttgactagataTCGCCAACTTAGACGTTGGACGTCTTACATGACATAGCCGGCGCTGATGTAgacaatttttgataaatttttctgAGTATTTatatctttaatatttttctagtttttccaTAGCCGGACACTAGGCAATTTCCTGCAAGTCCTCGCCAATTGTGAGTGAGGTAGCCCTTGTCGAccacaatggaaaaaaagaaaataatttttttcaattaaaattcagaataaattttaaaaagttacaAAATTTATCTACGTCGGTGCTTATCGTGCCACTTAGAACGACCTAACAGTTTCTAGCCAAATTCAGCAAAAGGAATAAATTAGCAAATTCAAAAaacttaggattaaattagccaaatcgaaaagtttaagattgtaTTAGCATACgtccaataatttttttaaaattttggcaaTTGCCCCGCTTCCTATGCACATGCCATGAAACGTTTTCCTTTTAGAGATGAGCTATCTAATCACCAGCGATATGAGCAGCTATATTTTCAGAAATGAGGTAACACGGCTTTATgtaaaatagaaagagaaaagagatgAAACCCGTTCGCGCGCCATATAAAAGTACATATAGATGGAACAAACAAGGAGAAGCACCAACATATAGATCACATCTGTCAAAGGGCAAAGTCTCTTAACACACCTTCACCATCAATGGGTTCTCTTATTTCCCCCGTTGTTCCGGTCATCGACTTCAACAACAAGGACTTGAAACAAGGGACAAGCTCATGGGCTTTGGCGATGAAACAAGTGTGCCATGGCCTTCAAGAGTTCGGTTGTTTCGTAGCTTTGTACGACGGCGTTCCTCCGGAGCTCGACGGCTCAATCTTCAAGGCCACCGATGAGTTGTTCAGCCTCCCCACGGAGATCAAGAGCCAGAATGTCAGCGACAAGCCTTACCACGGCTATGTCGGCCAAGTCTCCCTCATTCCCCTCCACGAAGGCTTGGGAATCGACAACGTTACGGATCTGGAAGAAGTGGGCAGGTTCACCAAGCTCATGTGGCCCGATGGGAACGACCACTTCTGGTATCTTGCTAACCATCGATTGGCTTCGTTTTTACACAAATTTTTTCCTCCCAAGTCGCGTGCTTTATGATCTGCTTAACTAATAATTTGATTTGTTATGCAATAAGCGAGGTTGCGTACTCTTACTCAATGAAAGTGGCTGAGCTAGATCATATGGTGGTGAGGATGATCTTTGAGAACTACGGCGTGGAGAAGCACTACGATTCTCATGTCGCTTCCACTAGCTATCTCCTTCGGTTCTTGAAGTATAGGGCGCCCGAGACTAGCGACCAGGGTGACAATGCCATACCCCGCCACACCGATAAGACCTTCTTGTCTATACTTCACCAAAACCGCATCAACGGCTTGGAAATCAAGACCAAGGAAGGCGAGTGGATCGGGTTCGACCTCCCTCCGAATGCTTTCGTTGTCATGGCGGGTGATGCGAGCATGGTAAATTGCTCGACCCTTCACTACCTAATCATCTAATTGATTCAAT from Rhodamnia argentea isolate NSW1041297 chromosome 2, ASM2092103v1, whole genome shotgun sequence encodes the following:
- the LOC115737605 gene encoding 2-oxoglutarate-dependent dioxygenase AOP3-like, yielding MGSLISPVVPVIDFNNKDLKQGTSSWALAMKQVCHGLQEFGCFVALYDGVPPELDGSIFKATDELFSLPTEIKSQNVSDKPYHGYVGQVSLIPLHEGLGIDNVTDLEEVGRFTKLMWPDGNDHFCEVAYSYSMKVAELDHMVVRMIFENYGVEKHYDSHVASTSYLLRFLKYRAPETSDQGDNAIPRHTDKTFLSILHQNRINGLEIKTKEGEWIGFDLPPNAFVVMAGDASMGWSNDRIRSCDHRVAMKASTTRYTLGLFSFLSGMVQVPQELIDENHPLKYKPFDNVGMIHFYASDEGRKHEYTVKAYCGIETPII